A window of uncultured Draconibacterium sp. contains these coding sequences:
- a CDS encoding C-GCAxxG-C-C family protein, translating to MTHKADLVDERFALVNCAQTVFSLYAEEIGLDEKTALKIASGFGGGMACAETCGAATGAYMVIGMKHGHATSDPDAKAITKQKIQLFNEKFKGEHGSLICKELVGYDISIPEIAAEAKEAGVFESKCPLFIETACNIIDDHF from the coding sequence ATGACACACAAAGCAGACCTTGTTGATGAACGATTTGCGCTGGTAAACTGTGCACAAACTGTTTTTAGCCTTTATGCGGAAGAAATCGGACTTGATGAAAAAACCGCACTTAAAATTGCCAGTGGATTTGGAGGTGGTATGGCGTGTGCCGAAACTTGTGGCGCGGCAACCGGCGCCTACATGGTAATTGGGATGAAACACGGGCACGCAACATCCGATCCGGATGCAAAAGCCATCACAAAACAAAAAATCCAGCTCTTTAACGAAAAATTCAAAGGAGAACACGGTAGTCTAATCTGTAAAGAATTAGTTGGTTACGACATTTCAATACCCGAAATAGCAGCCGAGGCAAAGGAAGCAGGTGTATTTGAAAGCAAATGCCCGCTGTTTATTGAAACAGCCTGTAACATAATTGACGATCACTTTTGA